The following coding sequences lie in one Deltaproteobacteria bacterium genomic window:
- a CDS encoding penicillin-insensitive murein endopeptidase produces MRRLAQQLVLIACAVTSTSAVAGGHDWHRSIEPTRCDTSSTIEYPAAQRWVTHRFVPGETLAQLAARYGLRESDLRIHNGIRSGVDRLATGKRIKVKARRIPPPRRELEYVVGEGDTWQSIARAHGVDAKQLQAHHWPWRDKMTPGTHLRLWVDPIVHDWIVGARDDDPVPRGGFGIGAPDTGTLVHGVAIPAGEGYELRFPGASYGTSHAVAELTKALASWHAHTTYEGVLQLGTMSREHGGAIGDHRSHRTGRDIDISLPRRVDVPAWMPLTPHRVDWLALWDLVGALAEVDATVVYLDYALQKPFYRAMKARGVDEAELRRRLQYPRGHAANLGLVRHAKGHDEHIHVRFGCGPCETECIELGAWASG; encoded by the coding sequence CAGCTCGTGCTCATCGCATGCGCGGTGACGTCCACGTCGGCGGTCGCCGGTGGCCACGACTGGCATCGCTCGATCGAGCCGACACGCTGCGACACCAGCAGTACGATCGAGTACCCGGCGGCCCAGCGGTGGGTCACCCACCGCTTCGTGCCCGGCGAGACGCTCGCGCAGCTGGCGGCCCGCTACGGGCTGCGAGAGTCGGATCTGCGGATCCACAACGGCATCCGCTCCGGTGTCGATCGCCTGGCCACCGGCAAGCGCATCAAGGTGAAGGCGCGCCGCATCCCGCCGCCACGGCGCGAGCTCGAGTACGTCGTGGGCGAGGGCGATACCTGGCAGTCGATCGCGCGCGCACACGGTGTCGATGCCAAGCAGCTGCAGGCGCATCACTGGCCTTGGCGCGACAAGATGACACCCGGGACCCACCTGCGGCTGTGGGTCGACCCCATCGTCCACGACTGGATCGTCGGCGCCCGCGACGACGACCCGGTGCCGCGCGGCGGCTTCGGCATCGGTGCGCCCGACACGGGCACGCTCGTGCACGGCGTCGCGATCCCGGCGGGGGAGGGCTACGAGCTACGATTCCCCGGTGCGAGCTACGGCACCTCGCATGCGGTCGCCGAGCTGACCAAGGCGCTCGCGAGCTGGCACGCGCACACCACCTACGAGGGCGTGCTGCAGCTGGGCACGATGAGCCGCGAGCACGGTGGCGCGATCGGTGATCATCGCTCGCACCGCACGGGTCGCGACATCGACATCAGCCTGCCGCGGCGCGTCGACGTGCCGGCGTGGATGCCCCTGACGCCACACCGCGTCGACTGGCTGGCGCTGTGGGATCTCGTGGGTGCGCTCGCGGAGGTCGACGCGACCGTGGTCTACCTCGACTACGCGCTGCAGAAGCCCTTCTACCGCGCGATGAAAGCTCGCGGCGTCGACGAGGCCGAGCTCCGCCGTCGCCTGCAATATCCGCGTGGACATGCGGCGAACCTAGGTCTGGTCCGACACGCGAAGGGGCACGACGAGCACATCCACGTACGCTTCGGCTGCGGTCCGTGTGAGACCGAGTGCATCGAGCTGGGCGCGTGGGCCAGCGGCTAG
- a CDS encoding ABC transporter ATP-binding protein, translated as MSDSDESRSGGAAPSPWALLRRFWSFARAHRRWIFMGLSMIPLVAAMTTLRPLLLKHAIDVAIPERDVVGLRVLGIGFLVAVMAEFLCSAVQVYALQRGGHATISDVRRQVFGHVLRLPARFYDNNAIGSLLSRTTSDVEALSETLAFGVFTILTDIVMIGAIVVAMFALDAQLTLITLTVAPVLYVIVRYFGAALRRLQLEVRKSQAAQTGYLAEQLTGVTVVQLFGRERAALGEYERLGQRNLEATKKANVLDALLFSLMDGIAAFTIALMIYFAAPSVAGHGAITLGLLFAFVDYLQRVFGPIREFSGKLATIQRAAASLERIYGLLDEPAEPRGEGPDPLVGWRGGVRVRDLCFRYKPDGPDVIKGISFDVAPGEVIAVVGRTGSGKSSLGRILTRFYDGYRGSITLPVDGREVELADVAADRLRRHVLMVQQDVFLFNDDVAFNVSLGEAGIADDPERMRNALRLVQADTAIAERGGLGFEIGERGANLSAGESQLLAFSRVAAREPTLLILDEATASVDSITEQKVQRAIEQLLRGRSVIVIAHRLSTIRRADRIIVLSGGQIAESGHHDELMAKGGLYAELVDAGLEDEAAVHGGEDPAAVDAAAPG; from the coding sequence GTGAGCGACAGCGACGAGTCACGCAGCGGCGGCGCAGCGCCGAGCCCATGGGCGTTGCTGCGACGCTTCTGGAGCTTCGCGCGTGCGCATCGGCGCTGGATCTTCATGGGCCTGTCGATGATCCCGCTGGTCGCGGCGATGACGACGCTGCGCCCGCTGTTGCTCAAGCACGCGATCGACGTCGCGATCCCCGAGCGCGACGTCGTCGGGCTGCGCGTGCTCGGCATCGGCTTCTTGGTCGCCGTGATGGCCGAGTTCCTGTGCTCGGCGGTGCAGGTGTACGCGCTGCAGCGGGGCGGGCACGCCACCATCAGCGACGTGCGGCGGCAGGTGTTCGGCCACGTGTTGCGGCTGCCGGCCCGCTTCTACGACAACAACGCCATCGGTAGCCTGCTCTCGCGCACCACCAGCGACGTGGAGGCGCTGTCGGAGACGCTCGCGTTCGGGGTCTTCACGATCCTCACCGACATCGTGATGATCGGCGCGATCGTGGTCGCGATGTTCGCCCTCGACGCGCAGCTGACCCTCATCACGCTGACGGTCGCGCCGGTGCTCTACGTCATCGTGCGCTACTTCGGCGCCGCACTGCGGCGGCTGCAGCTCGAGGTCCGCAAGTCCCAGGCCGCGCAGACCGGCTACCTCGCCGAGCAGCTCACCGGCGTGACCGTGGTGCAGCTGTTCGGGCGCGAGCGCGCCGCCCTCGGCGAGTACGAGCGCCTGGGGCAGCGCAACCTCGAGGCCACCAAGAAGGCCAACGTGCTCGACGCGCTGCTGTTCTCCCTGATGGACGGCATCGCGGCCTTCACCATCGCGCTGATGATCTACTTCGCAGCGCCCAGCGTCGCGGGCCACGGTGCGATCACGCTGGGCCTGCTGTTCGCGTTCGTCGACTACCTGCAGCGGGTGTTCGGGCCCATCCGCGAGTTCTCCGGCAAGCTCGCGACCATCCAGCGCGCGGCGGCCTCGCTCGAGCGCATCTACGGCCTGCTCGACGAGCCCGCCGAGCCGCGCGGCGAAGGCCCCGATCCGCTGGTGGGCTGGCGCGGCGGCGTGCGGGTGCGCGACCTGTGCTTCCGCTACAAGCCCGACGGCCCCGACGTCATCAAGGGCATTTCGTTCGACGTCGCCCCTGGCGAGGTCATCGCCGTGGTGGGTCGCACCGGCTCGGGCAAGAGCAGCCTCGGCCGCATCCTGACGCGCTTCTACGACGGCTACCGCGGCTCGATCACGCTACCGGTCGACGGCCGCGAGGTCGAGCTCGCCGACGTCGCGGCCGACCGCCTGCGTCGACACGTGCTGATGGTCCAGCAGGACGTGTTCCTCTTCAACGACGACGTCGCCTTCAACGTCTCGCTCGGCGAGGCCGGCATCGCCGACGATCCCGAGCGCATGCGCAACGCGCTGCGACTCGTGCAGGCCGACACCGCCATCGCCGAGCGCGGCGGGCTCGGCTTCGAGATCGGCGAGCGCGGGGCCAACCTCTCGGCCGGCGAGTCACAGCTGCTGGCGTTCTCCCGCGTGGCCGCGCGCGAGCCCACGCTGCTCATCCTCGACGAGGCCACCGCCAGCGTCGACAGCATCACGGAGCAGAAGGTCCAACGCGCGATCGAGCAGCTGCTGCGCGGCCGCAGCGTCATCGTCATCGCCCATCGGCTCTCCACCATCCGACGCGCCGACCGCATCATCGTGCTGTCGGGCGGTCAGATCGCGGAGTCCGGCCACCACGACGAGCTGATGGCGAAGGGCGGGCTGTATGCCGAGCTCGTGGACGCCGGCCTCGAGGACGAGGCCGCGGTCCACGGTGGCGAGGACCCGGCGGCGGTCGACGCGGCCGCCCCGGGGTGA
- a CDS encoding ABC transporter ATP-binding protein — protein MNATLRFLGRYARRNLRQYTIGAIALLATNYAVVRIPALMGQALNVLERDGAAALADARGMAVELMLLALAVIGVRTLSRALFFNPGREIEFRLGIDLFERLLGLQRPFFNRRKVGELVSIASNDTTAVRLLVGFAGLQVCNVAVAIPMHLFQMLSTDVELTLWCLAPVAFGAAYMRWTVKRFFAMVRDGMQLLARLSDRVLESYAGIGTVRSHAAEDATMRRFDERNQVYLDLQLRVSAIRAFGMPVLAFSGLAGTGVVLWAGGNRVLQGELGVGDLATFTALLVSLVGTLTSLAWVLAAVGRGMIATDRVAELLHTPDELPAVEHQLEIHAPPRLELRHLSFCYEGTETPALQDIELTIEPGRTLGVFGKTGSGKTTLVNLVARVYTPPKGTVWIDGVDASTVPLSALREAMAVVPQTPFLFSTRLRDNITLADANPRARRGRKGEPREPDPPDPRLDEVLDAASLTDDIAHLPQGLDTVVGERGVMLSGGQRQRAALARALYRQRPVLVLDDVLSAVDQGTEAKMVAAIRALRAGQDGGSAPTTIIVSHRTSVLEHVDEIIVLDGGRVVERGTHQDLLRQRGLYAETHAHQEGSP, from the coding sequence GTGAACGCGACCCTACGTTTCCTCGGGCGCTACGCCCGACGCAACCTGCGGCAGTACACCATCGGTGCAATCGCACTGCTGGCGACCAACTATGCCGTCGTGCGCATCCCGGCGCTCATGGGCCAGGCGCTGAACGTGCTCGAGCGCGACGGCGCGGCGGCGCTCGCCGACGCCCGCGGCATGGCCGTCGAGCTGATGCTGCTGGCGCTGGCAGTGATCGGCGTGCGCACGCTGTCGCGCGCGTTGTTCTTCAACCCCGGTCGCGAGATCGAGTTCCGCCTGGGCATCGATCTGTTCGAGCGGCTGCTGGGGTTGCAGCGGCCGTTCTTCAACCGCCGCAAGGTCGGCGAGCTGGTCAGCATCGCCAGCAACGACACCACCGCCGTCCGCCTGCTGGTGGGCTTCGCGGGCCTGCAGGTGTGCAACGTCGCCGTCGCGATCCCGATGCACCTGTTCCAGATGCTGAGCACCGATGTGGAGCTGACGCTGTGGTGCCTCGCACCGGTGGCGTTCGGTGCCGCGTACATGCGCTGGACCGTGAAGCGCTTCTTCGCGATGGTGCGCGACGGCATGCAGCTGCTCGCGCGGCTGTCGGACCGGGTGCTCGAGTCCTACGCGGGCATCGGCACCGTGCGTTCGCACGCGGCCGAGGACGCGACGATGCGTCGCTTCGACGAGCGCAACCAGGTCTACCTCGACCTGCAGCTGCGGGTCTCGGCGATCCGTGCGTTCGGCATGCCAGTGCTCGCGTTCTCGGGCCTCGCCGGCACCGGCGTGGTGCTGTGGGCCGGTGGCAATCGCGTGCTCCAGGGTGAGCTCGGCGTCGGCGACCTCGCGACCTTCACCGCCCTGCTGGTGTCGCTGGTCGGCACGCTCACCTCGCTGGCGTGGGTGCTCGCGGCGGTCGGCCGCGGCATGATCGCGACCGATCGCGTCGCCGAGCTGCTGCACACCCCCGACGAGCTACCCGCGGTCGAGCACCAGCTCGAGATCCACGCGCCGCCGCGGCTCGAGCTGCGCCACCTCTCGTTCTGCTACGAGGGCACCGAGACTCCGGCGCTGCAGGACATCGAGCTCACCATAGAGCCGGGTCGCACGCTGGGCGTGTTCGGCAAGACCGGCTCGGGCAAGACCACGCTGGTGAACCTCGTCGCGCGGGTCTACACGCCGCCCAAGGGCACCGTGTGGATCGACGGTGTCGACGCCTCGACGGTGCCGCTGTCGGCACTGCGCGAGGCGATGGCGGTGGTGCCCCAGACGCCCTTTTTGTTCTCGACCCGGCTGCGCGACAACATCACCCTGGCCGACGCCAATCCCCGCGCCCGCCGCGGGCGCAAGGGCGAGCCCCGCGAGCCGGATCCGCCGGATCCGCGACTCGACGAGGTGCTCGACGCGGCCTCGCTCACCGACGACATCGCCCATCTGCCGCAGGGCCTCGACACCGTGGTCGGCGAGCGCGGCGTGATGCTCTCGGGCGGGCAGCGTCAGCGCGCGGCGCTGGCCCGGGCGCTGTACCGCCAGCGCCCGGTACTGGTGCTCGACGACGTGTTGTCGGCGGTCGATCAAGGCACCGAGGCCAAGATGGTCGCCGCGATCAGGGCGCTGCGCGCGGGGCAGGACGGTGGCTCCGCGCCCACCACGATCATCGTCTCGCACCGCACCAGCGTGCTCGAGCACGTCGACGAGATCATCGTGCTCGACGGCGGCCGTGTGGTCGAGCGTGGCACGCACCAGGACTTGCTGCGTCAGCGCGGCCTGTACGCCGAGACCCACGCGCACCAAGAGGGCAGCCCGTGA